In a single window of the Bacteroidales bacterium genome:
- a CDS encoding DUF1573 domain-containing protein has product MKKLFVLMSMIVAFSTITFAQDNAKDVNPHAPYMDFDKLVHDYGKIMENGDGNCVFTLTNTGKEPLILTDAKSTCGCTVPEWTKAPILPGKSTEIKVKYSTNRVGPINKSVTIVSNASNSPVVLRIKGEVVKNAADQQLLNNNVNPGAVPVNN; this is encoded by the coding sequence ATGAAAAAGTTATTTGTTTTAATGAGTATGATTGTTGCATTTTCAACAATCACTTTTGCTCAAGATAATGCAAAAGATGTTAATCCTCATGCACCTTATATGGATTTTGACAAACTTGTGCATGACTATGGTAAAATTATGGAAAACGGCGATGGTAATTGTGTTTTTACCCTCACTAACACAGGAAAAGAACCGTTAATTCTTACAGATGCTAAATCTACTTGCGGATGTACTGTGCCGGAATGGACTAAAGCTCCAATCCTTCCAGGTAAATCAACTGAGATTAAAGTTAAATATTCAACTAACAGAGTAGGTCCAATCAATAAATCAGTTACAATTGTTTCCAACGCTTCAAACAGTCCTGTAGTTTTACGTATTAAGGGAGAAGTTGTAAAGAATGCGGCTGATCAACAATTGCTCAATAATAATGTTAACCCGGGCGCAGTTCCGGTAAATAATTAA